One stretch of Armigeres subalbatus isolate Guangzhou_Male chromosome 2, GZ_Asu_2, whole genome shotgun sequence DNA includes these proteins:
- the LOC134213086 gene encoding eukaryotic translation initiation factor 3 subunit H gives MASRVQNRRPAQDSDNTISYVQCDGLAAMKMVKHCHEESLSGMDVAQGALLGLVVDDRLEITNCFPFPKSSDETIDEEEYQLNMMRRLRLVNVDHFHVGWYQSADVGNFLSLPLLESQYHYQTSIEESVVVIYDTQKSARGFLTLKAYRLTPQAIAMYKEEKFTPEALRNLKVGYENLFIEIPIVIKNSALCNIMMSEMTEMVPEEEGTHFLDLGTASVLENHLRCLMDRVDELNQEANKFNKYQQTVIRQEQDKHRMLAKHAQENAVRLAKGETTVPEDEVQKLFRPLPVPSRLNPMIVSGQINTYAQHISQFCSQSLAKLYMTQALQGAKENKQ, from the exons ATGGCGAGTCGTGTACAAAATCGTCGTCCGGCGCAAGATTCCGATAATACCATCTCGTACGTCCAGTGCGATGGCCTG GCTGCGATGAAGATGGTAAAGCACTGTCATGAAGAATCACTGAGTGGAATGGACGTAGCTCAGGGTGCCCTGCTGGGATTGGTGGTGGACGATCGTTTAGAGATCACCAACTGTTTCCCGTTTCCAAAATCGTCGGATGAGACAATCGACGAGGAAGAGTACCAACTCAATATGATGCGTCGTTTGCGGTTGGTTAATGTGGATCACTTCCATGTTGGGTGGTACCAAAGCGCCGATGTTGGCAACTTCCTGTCGTTGCCGTTGTTGGAATCGCAGTATCACTATCAGACCAGCATCGAGGAATCCGTCGTGGTGATTTACGATACGCAAAAATCGGCCCGCGGGTTTCTGACATTGAAGGCCTATCGGCTAACACCGCAGGCCATTGCTATGTACAAGGAGGAGAAATTTACCCCGGAAGCACTGCGCAACCTGAAGGTTGGTTACGAGAATCTGTTCATCGAAATTCCAATTGTGATCAAGAATTCGGCTCTCTGTAACATCATGATGTCGGAGATGACGGAAATGGTTCCCGAGGAGGAAGGAACGCACTTTTTGGACCTCGGAACTGCATCCGTGCTGGAAAATCACTTGCGCTGTCTGATGGATCGCGTTGATGAGCTCAACCAGGAGGCGAACAAGTTCAACAAGTATCAGCAAACTGTTATTCGTCAGGAGCAG GACAAGCATCGAATGTTGGCCAAGCACGCGCAGGAGAACGCAGTCCGTTTAGCCAAGGGAGAAACCACTGTACCGGAGGATGAGGTCCAGAAACTGTTCCGACCGCTGCCGGTTCCGTCGCGTTTGAACCCGATGATCGTTTCCGGTCAAATCAATACCTACGCTCAGCACATTTCACAATTCTGTTCGCAATCGTTGGCTAAGCTGTACATGACTCAAGCTCTGCAAGGCGCCAAGGAGAATAAGCAGTAA